The genomic DNA GGCAGCAGGAAGTAATTCCGCAACAGATTCGGACTTTAGAGCGTGAGCATTTTGTGTCCTGGTATTTCAGAAGCGGCTTTCCGATAGCTGTTGTAGATCAAACCGTATTCGAGCGATTGAAGCTGGATGCCGACCCTGAGATTCAGAAGAAATACTCCACGTATATCGGAGTCGATATTACCGATGCTGCCAAGCTGAACGAGGCTAACGCGATATTTGAAAAATTAGAATTAGGTCCGGACAGCATCCATGAATCGCAGCTGGCCCTTATACGCAACCAGAAACAGACGATGGGACTGATCATGTTCGTGGTCGGCTTCCTGGGCCTCACCTTCCTAATGACCTCCGGCTGCATACTGTACTTCAAGCAAATGGACGAAAGCGAGGAAGAGAAGCCGAATTACACGATATTAAGAAAGCTCGGCTTCACCCCGGGAGATTTGTTAAAAGGGATTCAAGCCAAACAATTGTTCAACTTCGGCATTCCGCTGCTGGTGGGACTGCTGCACAGCTACTTCGCCGTCAAATCGGGCTGGTTCCTGTTCGGCACCGAGCTGTGGACGCCGATGATTCTGGTCATGCTGCTGTATACGGCGCTCTACTCCATCTTCGCCATTCTGTCGGTGCTGTATTACAAACGCGTGATTCGGGAGTCTTTATAGGAGGGTCATGGTATGGGGTTCCAACCGCTGTTGAAGTCATGTTCCCTTGAATTTACTTATAAGGGTAGTAATATGACTTCAAAGGCGGCCCGTAAACTTTGCACCCCATACCATGACTCCGGCAGTATGTTAAAAAACCGAGCAGATACAGCATTCTGCTCGGTTCTTTGTATTTTGGCGCGCCTAGAAATCGATGGTTCTTCCGCCCCGTTTATAACGCACGTCATCGTCCCCTTGATCCGGGCTGCCCGGAGCCGAATTGCTGCCGTCCAGCACAGCCTCTTCCTTCACATAGTCCTCCAAGTCTTCCTTCGGCGTTGCGGTCACTGCGCGCACGTTGGCCCATTCGCGGATTGCCCGGATTTGCTCGGCTTGGGTAATCGACAGCGGCACCGTGTTTACGATGGCCCGCTCGAAATCCTCCAATCGAATCGAACGGTCCACCGCATAAGCTTCAAACAAAGCATCAATGACCAATTGTTCGATCTCCGCTCCGACGAAGCCCTCGCATTTTTCCGCCAAATCGTCCAGCACCTCGTCCGTTAACTGGAAATCCCCAATGACCTCCGGGTGCGTCAGGCGTCTGCCCATATGAACCTTCAGAATTTCTTTCCGCTCCCGCTTGGTCGGCAGGTCAACAAAGAAAATTTCATCAAAACGGCCTTTCCGCATAAGCTCCGGAGGCAATCCGGCAATGTTATTGGCCGTAGCTACCACGAACACCTGGCTTGTCTTCTCCTGCATCCAGGTCAGGAACTGGGCAAACACACGGGCGGATGTCCCGCCGTCGCCGCCGCTGGAGGTCGCACTGAAGCCCTTCTCGATCTCGTCGATCCACAAAATGCAAGGCGAGATCGCTTCGGCGGTCTTGATCGCCTTGCGCATATTCTCTTCGCTGCTGCCTACGAGGCCGCTAAAAATTTTTCCAATATCGAGCCGCAGCAGAGGCAGCTGCCACATGGAGCTGATGGATTTACTGATCAGGCTTTTTCCGCAGCCCGGTACGCCTGTGATCAGCACCCCTTTAGGAGAAGGCAGGCCATATTTGCTGGCTGAATCCAGCCAGGATTTATTCCGTCTCGTCAGCCAGCGCTTCAGGTTTTCTAAGCCGCCGACATCCTCCATCCTCAGTTCGCTGCGGATAAACTCCAAAATGCCCGTCTTCTTGATAATTTGCTCCTTCTCTTCGAGAATAACCTCGACATCCCGGATGTCCAGCTGGCCGTCTTCCACCATCGCACGGGCAAATGCATTCTCGGCCTCGGATAGCGTCAAGCCAAGCGCCGCTTTGGCGATGCGCTCCCGCTCCTCGGCCGTAACTTCGATTTGAATGCGCCCTCTATTCTCGTTAATGGCAATCATTTCATCCAGCACGGTTTTGATTTCGCTAAAGGACGGCAGTTCAAAATCAACGATAGTGATATCCTTCTGCAGTTCCTCCGGCAGGACTAGAAAGGGCGATGTAAAAATGACATTGATCGGATTCGGGTTCTGCTTAATGCGGATCAATATGTCACGCAGCTTCCGGATAACCTGGTAATCCGCTGCTCTCCCTTGACCCCCAAAATAAATATGGAAATCCTGCAGCACGACAATGCAGGGACTATCGTATTTCTCAATAAACTCCAGCGCCTTCAAAGGCTGCTTGGTGTCATCGCGGGAATGGCCGCTCACATCCACGATCCCCGTCGTCATGCGCCAAACCAGCACTTCCCTTGGCGTCTTGATCAGCGCAATATCCTGCGCAATGGAGCGAATGACTGACATGGCGCGGTCTTCCTCCCAGGTCTGGATATATAGGTAAGGGAACCTTGCCTTTAGCAGATTGGCCAGCAAGGTTCTGATTTTCGATGGCGTTCCTGATACGGGTACAGTCATTGGCGTTCCTGCCTCCAAATCAAATTAATAGTCGATGATCCTGCCTGACGTAGGTGAATTTATCGGATCATTACTCTTGTGCGAGAAAACAACAAGGGGCGCGATCCGATCAAGGGTATACTTTTTCAGCCCCATGACATCTGAGAAATGCTCTAAGGACTTGAACCCTCCCAGCTCTTCACGCTTCATCATGACACGTTTGGCGAGGATCGTTCCGATTCCCGGAAGCGAGGCAATTTGAGCCTCAGATGCCGTATTGATATCCATGATGTCCCCCTCCAGCAGAGGCCTCTTCAGCGGCGGCGGCATAGTGCCGGATGAAGGAGGTTCGTTATCCATTGACGAGGGCATACCTCCAAATGGAGGCGGTACGGCGCCCTGGGGCGGAGGCATACCGCCTGATGGAGGTGGTACATTACCCAGCGGAGGAGGCATGCTGCCTAATGGAGGCGGCACGTGACCCACCGGCGGAGGCACGCTTCCAAATGGAGGCGGCACGGTGCCCTGTGGTGAGCTCATACCTTCTGGTGCCGGCATATTGTAAGGCGGCAGCTCTACCGTCCTTGGCACTGGCGGCATATTATGCGGCAACGCGCGGCCATAAGGCGCTGCATTGAAGTGGCTCTGACTCTCCTGCCACATTTGCTGCGATCTCTGCTGTTCCATTTCCTTGATTGCAGCAAGCTGAACCAAATAATCCTGGCGAATGGTGAAGGCATGGATAATAGATACAATCCACATCGTAAATACAATGCTTGCGCCGACCCCAGAGCCGGACATCATAAACGCCCCTATAAGCAGCCCAAGATACATAAACCCGAAATTGCGCCAGACGTGATTCTTCACTCTGACCCCGGCGTATAAAAAGGCCACAAAACTAGTAAGCCCGAGAGGCACAAAGGTAGCCGCAACCCACCAGCTAGCCGCGATCCCTGAAGGCTGACTTGGGTTCGTATATTTCTGACTCACACCATCCCCCCTTACTGCAGTTCTTCGATTATGTAGTACTCTATAACTCCTCGGATACCCGGTCTAAATGCATTTTTAATAGATATATACGAATTTCATCCAAAAAGGAAGCACTTTCTATTCGGACGCTAGCATAATTTACAATAAAAAAACACCCTCTAGAACTTTATCGGAAGAACCAAGGAGATTCTCCAATAAACCTTTCAAGGGTGCATGTCACGATAATTCAATTGCCCTACAGCCTATCCTCCCAGGCCATGAATCAGCGGCTTGATTCCAGGTTCGTTATACATGACGCCAGCCAGACCTCCGACCCCTTCAGAAACAGCCAAAATTAATACAAGACTGCATACAATCAACAGCACGGATTTACCTTTTCTCATGGTTTCCTTGCACCTCGCTTATTAATTTTGCATACCTGTTCTTCATTTCCGGCGTTGCCCAAGCCCGATACTTCTCAAATAGCCCCACACACCGAATAACGACCGATTCGTTATAGAAATCAGCACAGCAGTCCAAGCAGGCCAGTATATAATTCATTCCTGTCTCAGCACGTTCTGTAGACAAATAGTAGGCAGCCAGCTCCGCCAACAATCGCGCATGCTGATCGGCTGCAATCTGCGCATGATAACTCCCGAATGCATGCCCACGTCCCTCGAACTTCAAATGCGGGCCGAAACGCTCCAGAATATCATCCACCTGAAAATGATGGCGGTTCGCCGCCTCCGTTATTTTCAGGAGGGCTGACACCCGCTCGCTATCATGAGCAGCCGCATACTTTACGTAATCCGGCAATACTTCCAGTTGCCCGGCCATCAGTCGGTATAGACAGGCATTGGCCCGGCCCCATTCCTTAAACTGATTCATGATGATGCGCTCTGTCTCACTGCAGCTCTGCACCCAGCCTGGCTCCGTATATAACGAAACGAAGTCAAGGGCCTGCTCGTAATCTTCCCGCGCCTCACAAACGTTAGCCTGCAGCAAATTGGCATAGAGAATGTAGAAAAGCAGCGGCCTTCGCGTTTCTTCTTGAACGAGTGCAGAAGGAAGCTCGCTTCGCGAATTCGCACTGGAACTCATTGCATACTGAAACCTCGCTTTACGCCCCAGCTCCTCCGCGAGTTCCCCAACTTTAGCCCAGCGTTGATTGGCAGCATAGATATCCGCCAGGCTTTTAAGGGCATCTAATTGATCCTGTTCTTCCAAGCGTTCTACGTAAGGCTCAAAAGAAGCCGCCAAATTCATATTGGCCTCCCGGTCATCGCCCAGATGAATCGTAAATAAACGATACTGACAGAGGGCCAATCGTTCGGAATGCTGGTATTTCTCACTCTCGGCGACACATTGGTATAACAACGATGCCGCATCTTTCCTTCCTGCCTGATACCACTGCTCCGCCAGCTCAAACAAATATGGGGCGTAGGCTAAATTGTCCATGATCGCATGGATGATTCGCTGGATGCAGCTTAGCTTGTCCAATTCAGCACAGCGCCGAAGCAGTGCCCCCAGCCTGCGCCAATTCGGCGACGACTGTACCAGGCACTCCTCAACATACAACTCGTATAAGCTGCCCTCCGCCAACCCCATACCCGCACTAATCCGATCGACCTGAAGCATCGACATCGGCTTGCGGTGATTAATCAGACTGCTAAGCGTCCCCGCATTCACACCTGAAAAATCCGCAAATTGATGAAGCGTCAGGCCTTTCCCTTGAATATAATTCTCCAAAAGCTGTCGGATCGTGGTGGCTGGTTGCATGGATAGAACCTCCTTTCGATAAGATGGGAATTTTATTTCTCTTAGAGGAAATAATGCTTTTTAGTATAGAAACCTCCCTTCATTAAGTAATTTGATTAACACCTTTATATTACCATTAAAACCCTTTTTGTTGAATACTTTATCTGTAGATTCCATTATACCGGAGGGATAATTAGTATTAAAAGGAGAATATTCCAGGTTGAATAACGGGAAGATTAAGGCTTCTATAGGAAAAGTATTGAAGTCGCTACGAATAAAACAAAATCTAAGCCAAGAAGACTTGGCAGGAATTTGCCAAGTTGACCGATCCTATATTTCGATGATTGAGGTAGGCCGAAACGAGCCTTCGGTAACTAAAATATTTGAGCTTTGTGCAGGGTTGAAGATCAAGCCGTCTGATTTCTTACGGCTGGTGGAAATTGAAATGGAGAAGTACACAAACATCACAAAAAAGAGTGATTAAAAAGGGCCTTGCGACACTTAATCGCAAGGCTTTTTTACGTATGTTACCCTTGTAAGAAGTTATACAGTATGTATTTAAATTAGTTTTAAAAAAGTTTATAAAGATCATTTTTGTTAAACTGGTAATACATCGCTTCTATTGAAGATACTCAATAAGGGCTCTTCGCCAAATTCTAATCCATTCACCGTTATTTTTTATTTCCTCCATGAGAATATTTTTTTCTTCTGCTGTTACCCAGTTGTTTTCAGCCTCTTTTAAAAGTTTTCCTACATCCACTGCCCTACTATTTATTCGTGCTTCTAAGTCTGCAAATGCAAACATGTACTGGCGCCAGCTTAATGCTAACCATGGTTTATCTGGTGTATCCTCCATATGTTTTAATATCTGGACTGAATACGGATTTCTTAAGAATTCTTTACTAATTAAATTATTTCTTTGAACACGAATCAAATCTGACTCTCGCAAGAATGCCATTAAATTTTCTTCAAACCAGTATGGTAATTGTCCTCCCCCAGCTTTTGGCTCCTCAAATCTAGAACTAGTGAATCTCCTAAGGTTGAAGAACTTCCCCGTTGCACATGAGCTTGCCCCCGCTGCTTTCCAGAGAACAAAATCTGAGGAGCAAAATCCTACAAGAACATTCAGCCCTGCTTCCTCTAAAATATGAATTAATTTCATTGCATTTACAAGCTCTTCAGTATCAGATAGTTCCTTACGCGGAATAACCTCACTAACGAAGACCAAATATATACGATCAGCATCAGCTTGGCTAATAATTGAAGCTATATGATTTGGTCTAGTCTCAGAAGATAAATCATTAAGACCTACCAATACTGTTTGCAAAGGTTCAATGTTAATATTTCTTGCCTCTTGCGCAAAGAAATTACCTATATTTATCATCATAGAATAGTATTCATTAGTATATTTACGAGGAGCAAAGACTGGAGAACAAGCCGAGTGACAATTAATTCTCTTACAGGTAGACACTATATTCCT from Paenibacillus woosongensis includes the following:
- a CDS encoding AAA family ATPase, translated to MTVPVSGTPSKIRTLLANLLKARFPYLYIQTWEEDRAMSVIRSIAQDIALIKTPREVLVWRMTTGIVDVSGHSRDDTKQPLKALEFIEKYDSPCIVVLQDFHIYFGGQGRAADYQVIRKLRDILIRIKQNPNPINVIFTSPFLVLPEELQKDITIVDFELPSFSEIKTVLDEMIAINENRGRIQIEVTAEERERIAKAALGLTLSEAENAFARAMVEDGQLDIRDVEVILEEKEQIIKKTGILEFIRSELRMEDVGGLENLKRWLTRRNKSWLDSASKYGLPSPKGVLITGVPGCGKSLISKSISSMWQLPLLRLDIGKIFSGLVGSSEENMRKAIKTAEAISPCILWIDEIEKGFSATSSGGDGGTSARVFAQFLTWMQEKTSQVFVVATANNIAGLPPELMRKGRFDEIFFVDLPTKRERKEILKVHMGRRLTHPEVIGDFQLTDEVLDDLAEKCEGFVGAEIEQLVIDALFEAYAVDRSIRLEDFERAIVNTVPLSITQAEQIRAIREWANVRAVTATPKEDLEDYVKEEAVLDGSNSAPGSPDQGDDDVRYKRGGRTIDF
- a CDS encoding ComEA family DNA-binding protein; the protein is MSQKYTNPSQPSGIAASWWVAATFVPLGLTSFVAFLYAGVRVKNHVWRNFGFMYLGLLIGAFMMSGSGVGASIVFTMWIVSIIHAFTIRQDYLVQLAAIKEMEQQRSQQMWQESQSHFNAAPYGRALPHNMPPVPRTVELPPYNMPAPEGMSSPQGTVPPPFGSVPPPVGHVPPPLGSMPPPLGNVPPPSGGMPPPQGAVPPPFGGMPSSMDNEPPSSGTMPPPLKRPLLEGDIMDINTASEAQIASLPGIGTILAKRVMMKREELGGFKSLEHFSDVMGLKKYTLDRIAPLVVFSHKSNDPINSPTSGRIIDY
- a CDS encoding transcriptional regulator, translating into MQPATTIRQLLENYIQGKGLTLHQFADFSGVNAGTLSSLINHRKPMSMLQVDRISAGMGLAEGSLYELYVEECLVQSSPNWRRLGALLRRCAELDKLSCIQRIIHAIMDNLAYAPYLFELAEQWYQAGRKDAASLLYQCVAESEKYQHSERLALCQYRLFTIHLGDDREANMNLAASFEPYVERLEEQDQLDALKSLADIYAANQRWAKVGELAEELGRKARFQYAMSSSANSRSELPSALVQEETRRPLLFYILYANLLQANVCEAREDYEQALDFVSLYTEPGWVQSCSETERIIMNQFKEWGRANACLYRLMAGQLEVLPDYVKYAAAHDSERVSALLKITEAANRHHFQVDDILERFGPHLKFEGRGHAFGSYHAQIAADQHARLLAELAAYYLSTERAETGMNYILACLDCCADFYNESVVIRCVGLFEKYRAWATPEMKNRYAKLISEVQGNHEKR
- a CDS encoding helix-turn-helix domain-containing protein → MNNGKIKASIGKVLKSLRIKQNLSQEDLAGICQVDRSYISMIEVGRNEPSVTKIFELCAGLKIKPSDFLRLVEIEMEKYTNITKKSD